One genomic window of Phalacrocorax aristotelis chromosome 21, bGulAri2.1, whole genome shotgun sequence includes the following:
- the PRELP gene encoding prolargin, with protein MKVAFRLLLPLVLVLISEVSGQRRKPPRKPTRPPPEFVEPVEPTELPPPLPPGPPSIFPDCPRECYCPPDFPSALYCDSRNLRKVPIIPSRIHYLYLQNNFIDDLPEESFRNATGLKWVNLDNNRIRKVDRRVLEKLENLIFLYMEKNQLKEVPAFLPPNLEQLRLSRNQISKIPAGVFNKLENLVLLDLHHNKLSDGVFNKNTFKGLKNLMQLNLAHNILRKMPPGVPSAIHQLFLDRNNIEDIPSDYFKEFPNLAFIRLNYNQISDKGLPKNSFNLTNLLVLHLAHNKLTNVPFISPKLEHLYLNNNSIEKINGTQICPTSLMSIQDFSPSDLDSVPRLRYLRLDGNLLKPPIPLDLMMCFRLLQSVVF; from the exons ATGAAGGTGGCCTTCAGATTGCTTCTCCCACTTGTTCTTGTGCTGATCTCGGAGGTGAGTGGACAGCGGAGGAAGCCTCCCCGGAAACCCACCCGCCCACCTCCTGAGTTTGTTGAGCCCGTCGAGCCCACAGAGCTGCCTCCACCCCTGCCACCGGGTCCCCCCTCTATCTTCCCTGACTGTCCCCGAGAATGCTACTGTCCCCCAGACTTCCCCTCCGCCCTCTACTGTGACAGCCGCAACCTGCGGAAGGTCCCCATCATCCCATCCCGCATCCACTACCTCTACCTCCAGAACAACTTCATCGACGACCTCCCGGAGGAGTCCTTCAGGAATGCCACAGGACTGAAATGGGTCAACCTAGACAACAATCGCATCCGGAAGGTGGACAGGCGGGTActggagaagctggaaaacctcatCTTCCTCTACATGGAGAAGAACCAGCTCAAGGAggtgcctgccttcctgccacCCAACCTGGAGCAGCTGCGTCTGAGCAGGAACCAGATCTCCAAGATCCCTGCTGGTGTCTTCAACAAGCTGGAGAACCTGGTACTCTTGGACCTGCACCACAACAAGCTAAGTGATGGGGTCTTCAACAAAAACACCTTCAAGGGACTCAAGAACCTCATGCAACTCAACCTCGCCCACAACATCCTGAGGAAAATGCCTCCCGGGGTGCCCAGTGCCATTCACCAGCTCTTCCTGGACAGGAACAACATTGAAGACATCCCCAGTGACTACTTCAAGGAGTTCCCCAACCTGGCATTCATCCGGCTCAACTACAACCAGATCTCTGACAAGGGGCTGCCCAAGAACTCCTTCAACCTCACCAACTTGCTGGTGTTGCACCTGGCCCACAACAAGCTCACCAACGTCCCTTTCATCAGCCCCAAGCTGGAGCACCTCTACCTGAATAACAACTCCATTGAAA aaATCAACGGGACGCAGATCTGCCCCACCTCGCTGATGTCCATCCAGGACTTCTCCCCCTCTGACCTGGACAGCGTGCCCCGGCTCCGGTACCTGCGGCTGGATGGGAACCTCCTGAAGCCCCCCATCCCCTTGGACCTGATGATGTGTTTCCGCCTCCTGCAGTCCGTGGTTTTCTAA
- the OPTC gene encoding opticin isoform X2: MRPLAWLGIASLCLGAAWAVPAKERRKAEKPKAELALYENLDLDNYDLTLENYGEILDLSNYEELYDYGDLAPKIEVGTLATHPKDPMTLPDVGTPAETLKLQSPTTAGPIHPVPVPPQDLPSCRLCLCIGTSVYCDDADLEHIPPLPLETTYLYARFNRIGVIRASDFMGLKKLKRIDLTSNFISWADVDAFRLLPSLQELILPENRLTALPELPHSIVRLDARLNRIPSTGLRPDAFRDLKQLQFLHLSDNQLDYIPVPLPESLRSLHLQNNNIQTMHEDTFCNSQDHSQIRRALEDIRLDGNPINLSLFPNAYFCLPRLPTGHFF, translated from the exons ATGCGACCCCTGGCCTGGCTGGGCATTGCCAGCCTGTGTCTGGGGGCAGCTTGGGCTGTCCCAgccaaggagaggaggaaggcagagaagcCAAAAGCTGAGCTTGCACTCTACGAAAACCTGGATCTGGACAACTACGACCTGACATTGGAGAACTATGGTGAGATCCTTGACCTGAGCAACTATGAGGAACTTTATGACTACGGTGACCTTGCTCCAAAG ATCGAGGTTGGCACCCTGGCTACTCACCCCAAGGACCCCATGACCCTCCCAGATGTGGGCACCCCAGCTGAAACCCTGAAGCTGCAGTCTCCAACCACGGCTGGCCCCATCCATCCAGTGCCTGTCCCCCCGCAGG ACCTGCCCAGCTGCCGCCTTTGCCTGTGCATCGGCACCTCCGTCTACTGTGATGATGCCGACCTGGAGCACATCCCGCCGCTGCCGCTGGAGACCACCTACCTCTATGCCCGCTTCAACCGCATCGGTGTGATCCGGGCCAGTGATTTCATGGGGCTGA AGAAGCTAAAGCGAATAGACCTGACAAGCAATTTCATCTCTTGGGCAGACGTGGACGCCTTCCGCCTGCTCCCCAGTCTGCAGGAGCTCATCCTGCCTGAGAACAGGCTGACGGCGCTGCCCGAGCTGCCCCACAGCATCGTCCGGCTGGATGCCCGTCTCAACAGGATCCCCAGCACTGGACTCCGTCCTGACGCTTTCCGG GACCTGAAGCAGCTGCAGTTTCTCCATCTGTCTGATAACCAGCTGGACTATATCCCAGTGCCCCTGCCCGAGAGCCTGCGCTCCCTGCACCTCCAG AACAACAACATCCAGACCATGCACGAGGACACGTTCTGCAACAGCCAAGACCACAGCCAGATCCGCAGGGCACTGGAGGACATCCGCCTCGACGGCAACCCCATCAACCTCAGCCTCTTCCCCAATGCCTATTTCTGCCTGCCCCGCCTGCCCACGGGCCACTTCTTCTGA
- the OPTC gene encoding opticin isoform X1 yields MRPLAWLGIASLCLGAAWAVPAKERRKAEKPKAELALYENLDLDNYDLTLENYGEILDLSNYEELYDYGDLAPKIEVGTLATHPKDPMTLPDVGTPAETLKLQSPTTAGPIHPVPVPPQDLPSCRLCLCIGTSVYCDDADLEHIPPLPLETTYLYARFNRIGVIRASDFMGLSTSRQRNSQALQWGMAGINSSAWPPVHLLPPLPPEKLKRIDLTSNFISWADVDAFRLLPSLQELILPENRLTALPELPHSIVRLDARLNRIPSTGLRPDAFRDLKQLQFLHLSDNQLDYIPVPLPESLRSLHLQNNNIQTMHEDTFCNSQDHSQIRRALEDIRLDGNPINLSLFPNAYFCLPRLPTGHFF; encoded by the exons ATGCGACCCCTGGCCTGGCTGGGCATTGCCAGCCTGTGTCTGGGGGCAGCTTGGGCTGTCCCAgccaaggagaggaggaaggcagagaagcCAAAAGCTGAGCTTGCACTCTACGAAAACCTGGATCTGGACAACTACGACCTGACATTGGAGAACTATGGTGAGATCCTTGACCTGAGCAACTATGAGGAACTTTATGACTACGGTGACCTTGCTCCAAAG ATCGAGGTTGGCACCCTGGCTACTCACCCCAAGGACCCCATGACCCTCCCAGATGTGGGCACCCCAGCTGAAACCCTGAAGCTGCAGTCTCCAACCACGGCTGGCCCCATCCATCCAGTGCCTGTCCCCCCGCAGG ACCTGCCCAGCTGCCGCCTTTGCCTGTGCATCGGCACCTCCGTCTACTGTGATGATGCCGACCTGGAGCACATCCCGCCGCTGCCGCTGGAGACCACCTACCTCTATGCCCGCTTCAACCGCATCGGTGTGATCCGGGCCAGTGATTTCATGGGGCTGAGTACGTCGAGGCAAAGGAATAGCCAGGCTCTGCAATGGGGCATGGCGGGAATAAACAGTTCTGCATGGCCCCCTGTtcatctcctccctcctctcccaccagAGAAGCTAAAGCGAATAGACCTGACAAGCAATTTCATCTCTTGGGCAGACGTGGACGCCTTCCGCCTGCTCCCCAGTCTGCAGGAGCTCATCCTGCCTGAGAACAGGCTGACGGCGCTGCCCGAGCTGCCCCACAGCATCGTCCGGCTGGATGCCCGTCTCAACAGGATCCCCAGCACTGGACTCCGTCCTGACGCTTTCCGG GACCTGAAGCAGCTGCAGTTTCTCCATCTGTCTGATAACCAGCTGGACTATATCCCAGTGCCCCTGCCCGAGAGCCTGCGCTCCCTGCACCTCCAG AACAACAACATCCAGACCATGCACGAGGACACGTTCTGCAACAGCCAAGACCACAGCCAGATCCGCAGGGCACTGGAGGACATCCGCCTCGACGGCAACCCCATCAACCTCAGCCTCTTCCCCAATGCCTATTTCTGCCTGCCCCGCCTGCCCACGGGCCACTTCTTCTGA